Proteins found in one Candidatus Methylomirabilota bacterium genomic segment:
- a CDS encoding protease modulator HflK, which yields MTASASGPLLESLTTAFRLLKWVAALAAIAILVSGITVVKPDEVALRLRFGKLTGRTRADQVHGPGLLVALPYLVDEVIRVPVKRVQEMRIEALAGGPDAIGDRLDVTATGYALTADHNIVQPAAVLKYQITDPVAWTLRIVAPEAVIRDAVVSALTRTLGEMTIDAVLVDGQRRLAAQAIGRAQERLDEDGQWVRLLALEFTALRPPPQVARDFDDVQSAFVERKTRVDEARGYREQALPQAAADGQGRVRQAEADEAAHLAEARGAAATFLAIREEYRRNPAVVHQRLYREAMERALSTVGGRILVPPGSDTGRILIPSDNTPGEWTGPGGS from the coding sequence ATGACCGCGTCGGCGTCCGGTCCGCTCCTCGAGAGCCTCACCACGGCCTTTCGGCTGCTGAAGTGGGTCGCCGCGCTGGCGGCCATCGCGATCCTGGTCTCCGGGATCACGGTGGTCAAGCCCGACGAGGTGGCGCTCCGGCTGCGGTTCGGGAAGCTGACAGGCCGGACGCGCGCCGATCAGGTCCACGGACCTGGCTTGCTGGTCGCCCTGCCCTATCTGGTCGACGAGGTCATCCGCGTCCCCGTGAAGCGCGTGCAGGAGATGCGCATCGAGGCGCTCGCGGGGGGGCCGGACGCCATCGGTGACCGCCTGGACGTCACGGCCACCGGGTACGCCCTCACGGCAGACCACAACATCGTCCAGCCCGCCGCGGTCCTCAAGTACCAGATCACCGATCCCGTCGCGTGGACGCTCCGGATCGTCGCACCGGAGGCCGTCATCCGGGATGCCGTGGTGTCCGCCCTCACGCGGACGCTCGGCGAAATGACGATCGACGCCGTCCTGGTCGATGGCCAGAGGCGCCTGGCGGCCCAGGCCATCGGGCGCGCGCAGGAGCGCCTCGATGAGGATGGTCAGTGGGTGCGGCTGCTGGCCCTCGAGTTCACCGCGCTCCGACCGCCCCCGCAAGTGGCACGCGATTTCGACGACGTGCAGAGCGCGTTCGTCGAACGGAAGACCCGGGTCGATGAGGCCCGTGGGTATCGGGAGCAGGCGCTGCCCCAGGCGGCCGCCGACGGCCAGGGCCGCGTCCGCCAGGCCGAGGCCGACGAAGCCGCCCATCTGGCCGAGGCCCGGGGCGCCGCCGCCACGTTCCTGGCGATCCGGGAGGAATACCGACGGAATCCGGCGGTGGTCCATCAGCGGCTCTACCGCGAAGCGATGGAACGCGCGCTGTCCACGGTGGGCGGACGGATCCTGGTGCCGCCCGGCTCGGACACGGGGCGGATCCTCATCCCGAGCGACAACACGCCGGGCGAGTGGACGGGACCGGGCGGGTCGTGA
- a CDS encoding protease modulator HflC yields the protein MMRNSVVRLTVALVIVTLTLASSVFVAVREGQVAVVTRLGAPRAVWRDAGLHAKWPWPIEHVWVMDARHRLFNSRFAETLTRDKKNIVLRTFVVWSVGEPLTFLQAVGDLATAEDRLDGLVTNAKNAVLGRYELAALASTDPGRLKIPEIETDILTDVRATAHERFGVAVHQIGLKQLGLPPENVPFVFDQMRTERRQFAARYRAEGEREAAAIRSQTDLDAARVRAEGTQKAAEIRARAEAQAARIYAEAQRRDPELYRFLRSLESLQALLGKRTTVILRTDAAPFTLLNTPGPAEGGGAASGRVAK from the coding sequence ATGATGCGGAATTCCGTCGTCCGCTTGACCGTCGCGCTCGTCATCGTGACGCTGACCCTCGCCTCGAGCGTCTTCGTCGCCGTCCGCGAGGGGCAGGTCGCGGTGGTCACCCGATTGGGGGCTCCGCGGGCCGTGTGGCGCGATGCGGGGCTCCACGCGAAGTGGCCGTGGCCGATCGAGCACGTGTGGGTGATGGATGCTCGCCATCGGCTCTTCAACTCGCGCTTTGCCGAGACCCTCACCCGGGACAAGAAGAACATCGTGCTGCGCACGTTCGTGGTCTGGTCGGTCGGGGAGCCGCTCACCTTCCTGCAAGCCGTCGGTGACCTGGCGACGGCCGAGGATCGGCTCGACGGGCTGGTGACCAACGCCAAGAATGCGGTCCTCGGCCGATATGAGCTGGCGGCCCTCGCTTCCACCGATCCTGGCCGCCTCAAGATTCCCGAGATCGAGACCGACATCCTGACCGATGTCCGGGCCACGGCCCACGAACGATTCGGCGTGGCCGTGCACCAGATCGGGCTCAAGCAGCTCGGCCTGCCGCCCGAGAACGTGCCCTTCGTCTTCGACCAGATGCGGACGGAGCGGCGGCAGTTCGCCGCCCGTTACCGGGCCGAGGGCGAACGCGAGGCGGCGGCCATCCGTTCCCAGACCGACCTCGACGCGGCCCGCGTGCGGGCCGAGGGGACGCAGAAGGCCGCCGAGATCCGCGCGCGGGCGGAGGCCCAGGCCGCCCGCATCTACGCCGAGGCCCAGAGGCGAGACCCCGAGCTCTACCGGTTCCTGCGCTCCCTGGAATCGCTGCAGGCGCTCCTCGGGAAGCGCACGACGGTCATTCTCCGGACCGATGCCGCCCCCTTCACCCTCCTCAACACCCCCGGGCCGGCCGAAGGAGGCGGCGCCGCCTCCGGTCGGGTGGCGAAGTAG